One stretch of Melospiza georgiana isolate bMelGeo1 chromosome 28, bMelGeo1.pri, whole genome shotgun sequence DNA includes these proteins:
- the CDK5R1 gene encoding cyclin-dependent kinase 5 activator 1 — translation MGTVLSLSPSYRKAPLFEEGAATVGHYTAVQNSKNAKEKGLKRHSLISVLPWKRIAAVSAKKKSSKKVQPNGGYQSNVTHLNNENLKKSLSCANLATFAPPPPPAAAAAALASAQKAPPAAPAAAAATPRRVVVQASTSELLRCLGEFLCRRCYRLKHLSPTDPVLWLRSVDRSLLLQGWQDQGFITPANVVFLYMLCRDVISAEVASDHELQAVLLTCLYLSYSYMGNEISYPLKPFLVESCKEAFWDRCLSIIDLMSPKMLQVNADPHYFTQVFADLKKESGSEEKGRLLIGLDR, via the coding sequence ATGGGCACGGTGCTGTCGCTGTCGCCGAGCTACCGGAAGGCCCCGCTGTTCGAGGAGGGGGCGGCCACGGTGGGGCACTACACGGCGGTGCAGAACAGCAAGAACGCGAAGGAGAAGGGCCTGAAGCGGCACTCGCTGATCTCCGTGCTGCCCTGGAAGCGCATCGCCGCCGTCTCCGCCAAGAAGAAGAGCTCCAAGAAGGTGCAGCCCAACGGCGGCTACCAGAGCAACGTGACCCACCTCAACAACGAGAACCTGAAGAAATCGCTCTCCTGCGCCAACCTCGCCACCTTcgcccccccgccgccccccgccgccgccgccgccgccctcgCCTCGGCGCAGAAGGCGCCCccggccgcgcccgccgccgccgccgccaccccGCGCCGGGTCGTGGTGCAGGCGTCCACCAGCGAGCTGCTGCGCTGCCTCGGCGAGTTCCTGTGCCGCCGCTGCTACCGCCTGAAGCACCTCTCGCCCACCGACCCCGTGCTCTGGCTGCGCTCCGTGGACCGctcgctgctgctgcagggctggcaggaccAGGGCTTCATCACGCCGGCCAACGTGGTCTTCCTCTACATGCTGTGCCGGGACGTCATCTCGGCCGAGGTGGCCAGCGACCACgaactgcaggcagtgctgctcacctgcctgTACCTCTCCTACTCCTACATGGGCAACGAGATCTCGTACCCGCTGAAGCCCTTCCTGGTGGAGAGCTGTAAGGAGGCCTTCTGGGACCGCTGCCTCTCCATCATCGACCTCATGAGCCCCAAGATGCTGCAGGTCAACGCCGACCCGCACTACTTCACGCAGGTCTTCGCCGACCTCAAGAAGGAGAGCGGCTCCGAGGAGAAGGGCCGGCTGCTCATCGGCCTCGACCGGTGa